The following nucleotide sequence is from Ornithodoros turicata isolate Travis chromosome 2, ASM3712646v1, whole genome shotgun sequence.
CTTGCTGACATCATCGTGATAGTATGGGGCACTGATAACCTTGGGGCGGGCGCTGTTTAGCAAACAAAAAGGTAATTAGTGCATCGCTACATTGCACAGATACTTTACACAACAATGAGGCTTCTCGGATAAATGTGGCATTCCCCAAAATTGCTGCCTACATTTTCAAAGTTACACAGATACCCTATTATTCGTGTACTCTTCAGTTTCCCTGTATCTTGCCCCATTTTGGTCAACAGTGCACCTGCCTTACATACTTCTGTACGCTGAAGGAGGGATTTGCTTTGAAACATATGGGGTTCATGTATGTTTGCAAATGGCACAACTGGATGTGATGTCCCTGCAACCTTTTTGTTCACTGAACTTTTCAGAATGAAAGTTGTTTGAGCTAAGACAAGCTCTATCCCCTCCTAGGCAAAGATTGTTTGTGGTTGTAGATATAAACCTTAATAAGGTCTTATCTGAAATAAACAGTCTAGGCTGCAGAATCCTGCAGTTTTGCAAGAATACCAACTTACTTTTGGACTTCTGATTCATAGTCCTTCTTGTTCACTGAAAGAATGAGAATACATGACTGTGAGATAAATATTGGTCTAACTAGGAAGTGTAGTGTGCTACACAACACACTTCCACAAACATACCTTTCTGAGCCTTTCTCTTCCAGCAACAGCAGACGAATGTCACGACAAGCAGGAAGAAGAGACCAGCAGTGACGGAGACAATGATGACAATCTTCATTGTCATAAGTGACACTGGGGCTCCCACAGGGTGAGAGTTAGTCTCAGTTGTCAGCATAAATTCTGAAATATTTATAATCAAACGTTTATAAGTTACAGGTATCACGTGACAGAATACATGAAGACTGTGTATAGTGATCTGCTCACAAATGTAACCCAAGAAACACGAACACTGGATATCACAGAATGGAAAGGAAGGCTATTTTCGTTCATTTCTCATACTTCTGATTTCCTCTATTGATTCCTATTCCAACGAAATCATCTCTGCGGTTCCAAAACCATAGTTCAGACTCCAGATTGATAGAATTTGCACTACTGCTCagtaaaaataacaaaaaggtGTGAAATTGAATGTTTTCAAGGGTAGTGGAAAATTCCAGGGCATTCCCTACATTGAAAACAGTACTTCTGAATTCCAGGGTAATCAAAGACCTCCTGGAACCACGTAACTTGCAGTGGAATACCCACTCCTATCTCAAAATAACGCTGCACCTCTGGAGTATCGCTTCAAAGATTTGTGCAAATGCTCACTGCATGTGACTGTTCACTGTCAGCATCATGATTGTTTCTGGTGCGTTACACATCCTGTACGACACTCCAAACCCAGGATCATAACATACCGTCGAAGGGTTCAGCAAGGCGTTCATCCCCACACCACGAAATGTTGCTCTGCAGGCAAAGGAGCACCCGAATGTCAGCGTAACTGTCAGCAGAGGGACCATTCTCCGGGAGTTCCAGAGACAGCTGAGGCCGATCCACCTGCATCTCTGCCAGTGGCTGCCAATCTTCTTGGCCCCTGAGACGGCCTTCCACGCGGGCCACTAGACGTTCTGCGCTCGAATCCACGTTGAAGTACACAGTGCCAGAGTCGCGGTCATACTGGGCTGCCAGGGGACGGGGCATATCTGTCGGGGGGAAATATCAATCAGCCCAATAAAGCAATGGCTGCACACAGACGCTGGAGTGAAAACAAACAGGTGCACAGTGgaatacagtagaacctcgttaacTCAAACTCTGATATCTAAAAGAAATCTGTTAAGTTGAAGGCTATTGCTCCTTTCCTGAAGGCTAAGGCTCCTCTACTTGCCATGCATTTATAACCACTTATCTTGAAATATGTTCGAGACAAAATTTGGATATCTCAAAATCTTATGAGCAAAAATTTGTAAAATGTGAGTCATCATCGCAAGGCAGCCTCACGCTGGTGTTCGCCTAAGTTATTTTCTACCATGGCCGGTATTGCCATGGCAGTGTTGTTGCACGGAGCGGTCGCAACGATGGCCGGGAAGGCAGTTCTCTCACGAACGTCACATGTTCGTCATTTCCTTTGGCTGTTTCGTTATCCTTCACGGTGCCACATAAGCGGGCATCAGTTACTGTGTGTGAGTGTAGCATGTTTAATTCCGACACAAAGCGCGCCTACCACTGCCAGCTCTATGACTGCGTGGGCACACTGCATGCTAGTGTGCACTCCAGCTGCAGCCAACATTGCTGTGCATGCTAGCTTGTCCCTCGTGCATGAAGTACATCTGAAACTCGTAAATTAAAAAAATGCTACAATCGAAAACAGCGATCGCGTGATGGCCGCAAGGGAGTGGTGTCTACGGCAATAGAGCTAGCCACCTTTCACTGAGCTCTTAATCTTGTTCTGTTACGCAACATTTTTTAGTCAAAACGGTGCGCATTAAAAGCGTGCAAATACGGCAATCCCTCATATAAACAAATACGCTGCAGCAGCTTGCCTATACATATTAGAAAATGACCAGAAAAACTACTGCTGACAGTATGTTACTGGGTACAACAGTGATTTCTACAACTCCTGTCAGATTTACTAAACATGTCTACTCTAAACATGTGTGTGTTGGTACAGAACTGTACCAACGTTTCACTCTACAGGCTAATGTAAAGAAGCTGATGTGCAATATGTTCGATTCACATGCATTTGATTGCCTCATGCATGTTCAAGCAAGTGAGCATGCACAAAACAAAGCAGAAGAGCACAGAGAGAATGAAAAGGTTTCCAAAAGCTGGAGAAACTATAATTGCTCCTGTTACCTTTCAGGTTAACCTTGGTTTGAACTGTTATTTCTTCTGAGTAAGGACTGAAACCGCGTGGATTGACGGCAACAACCTTCATCACGTACTCTGATTTGGAATCCAACCCTAAAGGAACAAAATACCAAATGCACATCAGTTACGCATGTAAGAGAATGAATTATTGAACCTGACTTAGGAATCACAAAGAAGTGTGCAACATTACTGAGGGTTTCTTTTTGAACAAAACCAGTGGTAAAAAAGTGGTCACACTGcaaacccaggcaaaaatctggactggtccaaGAGTGGTTCCAGTTAGATGTTTGATGGTCCCGAAATGGTTCCAGTTCAATGCGGATGgccccagctggattcccaagtgtggtggctggttccactttggtgacatcagtggtaccactctggtctcagatggttccagaagttccagctggagcctcacaggtaccattttgctcccagaatggtcacttgagactccaagttggacAGCTTCCaggcttccccctttgagattccatcttgtccacacttgccatatatccttctggttttgtttcatctattactctgatcaattttagcacatgcatgatctctttttactgctgtttatccaggtgcgcacGTCTGCaatcaaatatatgctgtatccctgtaactccaattcgtgcacatattctcatctgaaggtgaCTTTCACCACAAGATATTAAGTACCatagaaatgtaaaaaaatacatctcaacaacgacgaaaattaagctaaatatgtagaagaaagaaaacgaaaaaacaaacacaaagaagaaaaggtaattgcagaggctgatgcaatgtgaagacgccacggcggctacaaattcaaactttCAAATGGCGAGAGCTGAGAGCCGAGAAGGAGAGGAGAGGGCAACAGGCCTGAGTGGCAGTTCGAACTTGGACGCGTtgcagcaagttggttttgtcttcagttgccgtcccaaggatggtgtatctcctgtgcagtatttccGTGTGTTTTAGTGCGCTTTCTAAGACAATgtgatgacaatggttcctgtgcaacacattgtcgatttcccggaagagttttgacgccaagaagacgtaaacggcgtaggggcaagaacgcactgtgaaatgCCAATTGGACTTCACTTCgagaatgtttgcaggtatgagtgaggACCGTGATgctttgattactattaattagatgtttcattttagaaactcaGGAGAAACTTGAAGacaaacaggataagaagattctgaacgtacggtgaagaggaagggggtgtatgccgcgacctgcatggaaaacaggagtgtcatgtgtggccaacgaacgaaagctccccgTAGTCCGTGAGTGcgtcgcacagtcaggcatatgccttGTCTAGacgacacagtgagtgatcagacttgtACTATGTAgtatgtacatgtagagatgtattggttatttctttctgctcagtgtatgcttttagcagaataaacggtatttacttGAACAATATGTGAATTTCTATgtattattttcagtcatgcattcagtggtcccagctgttAAGTGGACGGATCACGGACCGCTTAGCataggggaccactggatcaattccactggttccactttaagtgggaccatcgtgaaactggtgccactttcaactggtcccagtcactaagtggtcccacactcaaagtgggaactgtccaataaaccactttgaagtggtcccactccggaTTTTTGCCTGGGAAACTATTGCAATACTACCAAGATCAGTCAAACAGAGACATGGCGAACGTGAAGTtacgtcagttaggttaggctaggctaggcaggacagaaacaaacaaaacaccaCACCACTAAGACAAAGGCAGTCTCCTCACCAGTGATGGAGCAGGGGTTCAGTGTACGACAGGACTCGTTCTTGGTATGTCCAGAGGGAACGTGGGTGTATGTCACCACAAATTCTGTGTTTGCAAAGCCACCGCTGAATCCTTCCAGCCACTGTAGCGTCACTTTGTCAGAGTCCACACTCACAACTTGTACACGAGCTGGGCGGTCAGGAGCACCTGCATCACCACAAGGAAAATGTTGTTTAGAGCAGATTCCAGAACTTGTTACAGAACTTGCTTGCTACAAAGATTTCCTGCAAAAAGAATATCCCAAGACTCACTCTTTTTGACAAGCTTGAGGATGGTCCTCTGTACATCTCCCACTTGATTCCAGGCGCGGCACGTGTAATCTCCGTAGTCACTTTCTTTGATGTCGGACACTGACAGGGTTCCAGCATACAGGTCGTCTCCAAGGTTTGTAATGTTGGTGGCATAGTTTGCGTAACGTTCCAGAATGCGCCCCTTGAACATCCACTCAAAGGAGGGCTCAGGGTAGGCCTGCATCTTGCAGCGTAGCACAGCAGTGTCACCAATGTCAAATGCCACACGGTTGTAGGTGTGTCGCACTTGTGGAGGATCTGAGGAATGGGTAGTGGAATGTTATTGCAAAAATGTTAGGTAGATTGCACATCTAGCAGAGTGCTGCTCAAAGCACGCTGGACAACGACACATTTTTGGCCAGTGGAGATGAAGCAGAGCTGCCCTAATGCCATTTGGGAAAGATGGGAGGAGGGGTACTGGTTTACTCCTCTTAGAGGGGAGTCTGTCGCGGGCCGTACGGGCTTCGATCGCACGAACAACTGTTACCACCACATTACTGATTATCACCACATTCGGTATTTGTGGTGATAATGCGTGCAAGCCGATacgtacagtaaaacctccaaagtcggacacctccctacctcggacaactccccgtgtcggacaagatttcattgcacaggcaggctcccattgaaactacatggggacgaaattctctatgtcggacaccaccctatcccggaagtaggacagggctttccctgctaagtcggacaaaaccctggccaaattacctcaatctcggcccatctttgcaccaaagacTCAAAATgggccagtggccttgactttcgccccttttttcccctatacgggtctcagcattttgttgctttagcttttcgagtccaaaaacaagtgctgtcagtccacattgtaattctttgtgtgagcacttgtcttcggtttgtctagagcctttgaacgcgcactgcaccaaagcaatgaaaagcgggctgacgcttcagagacatgtcctcgctgctcgaaaagctccagagataatgccattgagtggaatctgaacggaattgaatctaccaaaatcagtaataattgtCAGTGAAGaatgggtagaggtaccactaccaccaggtaccacgaaggaccataaattgaagaagggggacatttctggcaacacagctgtgatcttttccattttttgtttccctcatattctgtaactcggacacctctataagtgggacacgcttcggctgcaccgcgggtgtccaacataggaaggtttcactgtatatcaTGGGCAAGTGGCATTGTTTTTCATACGAAGTGACACCCATTCGGGAAGAATGTTATGCATGTGCATCGATAACTAGTGGTGCTGTAAGCACGACAGCCACAATGAAAAGCAACGCTTGTTTGCTGCATTCCAAGCTGGTGCATCAGTTTCATGACAGATTCTCTTCTAAGAGGAGACCCCGACACTCTCGATCTTTGTCTTTCACAAGCGCCGTTAGGGTTGCTCCGGCTGGTGAAACTGTACTATTATCAACTATGCTTTGTGCTGTTTCATGTATTGTacatgtcatgaaaataaaCTGCAATAAGACAGGTCCAGATTATATTCCTCCAGCGCGCACAAAGCAGAAAAGTAAGTATGAAAAAGCAAATAGCAATATTTGCTGTGAAAGTTAATGTGAAAATGGTAAAGCTACAGTTTACTCTGTAGGATACAATTTAATAATTTTATAAACGTATAAATATCTGCACCAAGTTTGTTCTACCCCGAATGGCAATGCTAGTGCAGCATTCTGTAACATGCACTTAGTAGCTGCCACATTAAAAATAATAACTGCATAGATATGAAGCAAATAAGTGCAATACGTCGTATTTCCGTATATCAAGAGTCAGGTGAAAATAGCGAAAATGCTAAAATTGCTCTTCGGTTGAACACAACAATACATATATGCAATTCTGCTCAAGCCTGCATGTGTGAGACGTAAAGCCCAGTGAAAATATCACAGAGTTACGGAGCGGGAGAAAGCAAATAAAGAAAGGCTTACGTTCAATCCGCAGCTGCATTTCAGATACAGCCTCTCCTCCGAAACCATTGTCGAAGTGGCAGGCATACTTCCCACGATCCTCAGGTGTCAGTGCATGATCAAAGGTAAGCGTGCTTTGTGATGAGAACACTTCATTATCCTCCACATTCtccactgtcttgatgctgaaTCCGGCAGTTGTAGCATCAATGTCCTGATCACGGTGTGTCCAACGTACCCGTGGCTTAGGCTTGCCCCTCGCACGACATGTAATGGACTGGTTCTGGTCACCAGCCTTGCGAACGATCTGGGGTCGCAGCGGGATCACGATTGTAGCTGCCTCTGCAAAAGTGCCAAACCAGAATACGTTTGCACAcattcttctgaagatttataAATCCCGTGGTAAGGGATGCGATAAAGTAGGTGAAACTCACCACTGACTGCCATGTAGACAGAAGCAATGGACCCTTTGCCGAGCGCATTGTGCGGCTGGCAGTAGTATCGTCCTTCATGGCTGTTGTGGATTGCCAGAAAGCTCTGGTTGGCCCTGTGGCCAAGGGGAATATGTTCCTGTCCCTCCCTCCACCAACGGTACTCGGGACGAGGCCACCCAGGAGGACGGGCACCGCAAGATAGAGTGAAGGGGCGGCCTGCGACGGCTGTTGGGCTGTTGGGTGTGATCTCAGCCTCTCCAGGCTTGTCTGTAGGAACGAAATTAATGGTAACGGGACATGGTGAGTCTCTTTGAGACAGAAGAACAGCAGTGCTATTGTGAGCCAGGAGGCACTTACGTCGAACGTGCAGGATGACTGAGTCATTGCCAATCACTTCTGTATGTACAGCAGACGTGGATGGTCTCATGTGGACAGCAGCCTCACACACGTAAGTTGCGGCATCGTCAGCGGTCACACGCTCCAGACGCAGTGTGTCTCCCTTCTGCCTAAAAGTAGCATCTCCTTCTCTTTGCCAGAATACAGCGTGAGGCTCTGGGTTAGAGGCTATATTGCACTTGATCACAACATTCTCTCCCTGGGACGTTTCCTGCTCCGGGAGCACGCTGACACGTGGACCATCTGGAAAAAGACCGCAAGATTTGTAATGAAATGATCGCTATCTAGTTAGGCTCGCTGTGCATGTTGAAATCAGCTGCAGTACTTACAGAGCACACTCAGCTGAAGGTCAGAGTGTGTTGGTTgaagaactccattatcagCTACGCAAGAGTAGGTTCCGCTGTCCTCCGGCGTCACACCGGGAATAGTGTGGTTCGGAGTGTTTGACAACAGCTGACCTCGCTTCATCCAGCGCACAGAACGGGCAGGTGGGTTTGCCACCACAGAGCAGGTGAGAGTGGCATCATTGCCCACCATAACGTGAAGTGGATTGAAAGGACCAACAGTGACTTTGGGAGCATCTGCAAAATAAACATTCAGTGTGTACTACGGTTACAAAATTAACAGGCAGTACCATTAACGATTAATCTCAGTGACACTCAAGAGCAGCAGAAAAGTCAAGGAGAGGAAGGATTAAATTATTTTTAGAAGGTGTCACGACTTACAGTACACTCTGAGTGTGACTCTGGCCTCGTGTCTTGCACCATCCTCCATAGCACGGCtccgaacgacgcaacggaagGAAGCACCGTCGTCCTCCTGCCTCGGCGTCAGGGAGAGGACAGCAATGGTGGGCTTGTCGCGAGATCCTCCTGGCTGTAGGGTTGACTGCACGGGCACGTCATCACGATACCACTGAATCTCTGGGTCGGGGCTGCCTCCTTCACTGGCGCACGTGAGCGCTAAAGCTTCACCTTCGCGGGCCGTCGGGTTGCCAGGGCTTATCTTGGGATTTCCTGGTGGAACTAGGGAAGAAACGGGGCGTTCCAATACCGACCTAGTGCAATGTACGGCGACGTGCTGGTAATGAACCTTAACTCACTCAGTACGGTGACTTGATATCCGCTGCTGTGCACGTCCAATCCACTGCCGGCTTCCTTCAGCCTGCATTCAAAGCGCCCATTGTCCTTCTCATACTGGGCCCTAGAAATGAGCAGATCGTAGCGCCCCTCCGTGGGCTCGAAGTCCACGGTGTAATGAGGGAAGAGGGCACTCCCACTAATGGCAGCATTCTCTGTGCCTTCTGTATTGGTTCGCACCCAAAAGTAAAGTATGTTTCGCGACGCTAAGGCAGGGTTGAACTTGCAGCGTAGCTCCAGGGCTTTACCCTCCTTGACATCTAGACCTTCAGCAGGTAAAGGCTGCCCGTGAACAAGTTGGAACACTGCTCCTATGGAAGAGAAAAGATGGAAGGAGCAATTATATGTGATGCCCTTGATATTGCTAACACAATAAACTGAAAGCAACTAAACATAATGATGACCGCATGATGCTCGCGAGACTCACACAGAAACTGTGTAGAATAGAAGTGCACTACATACGACCAGTTCAATgacgtgaaaaagaaatgctACTAAATTGTGAAAATGAATCTGTTTACACTATGAAATTTGAGGCATGGAAGCCTCATGTCCCAACATATTCTATATTTGATACCAAGAACCCCCACCCCCTTTCTCATCTTACAGCGACAGACCAAACCAAAGCTAAACAAACATCACATATTCAGAGTCACTGTTCAAAACATTCCAATTAAATTCACAGCAATTCATTTAGAATTGAAATTTTTGCTGGCATGTTTACTGCTGTGACACGCCTGTCAATAACCTGCCGTTTCTGTTTAGCCAAGTAATCCAGTCAGCCAAGTAATCCAGTCACTGATTTGAGGCAAAACCTGTTGATTTTATCCCACTATACAACGAAATGCAACATGGCCATGCGCTGCCATCGCGGCGCACGGGCACGTCATCACtgagttttttttgttttttttccttctttacGGGCTTTCTTTAAGACTGAaaaggtaaaaaagaaaaaaaagaaacgtaaaagaaagagataaagaagaacagaaaaggaaggaaaggaagaagaaaggagagtgaaaaggaaaaataaaaagctACATAAAGCGTAAATTGCTGGAAATAACTCGGTGGGGTGTTCCTCGAGGCAGTTCCCAACTTTCCAAATGACACATCGACCCTTAATCCAAAATTTTAATATAGTCTCATCCAATCAGCATTCAGTCGGTAGACCGTCCCGTCCATTTTTAAAATCTTGATGGATGTTAGATGGCAGCCCAACCTGTATGGGGGTTTTCTTCTCATGACGTCACTCGCAGGAGAGCGGATTTGCCGCACTGACGCATGTCCGATGGTTTTGATCCCCTTGACTGTCATCCGCACTGCCTTCGCTGTGTGAACATTATTTGTACAATATCTCTGTAATTGTCATACACTCAACGTCTGACGTAGTTTACTAAATAGCATATTTGGCCGCGAacgaaaaccagaaccgaactTCGCCGGATCTACTTCATGATGACTATTTTCGCCTTTTCGAAGCTCACTCTAGATGGGTGACGCTGTAGTGAATGGACCCTAACGCCTAAAAGTGTTACTTGTCCCGGAGCTAAAAAAAGCTACACCTAGAACGTGGGGTCCCTTCACCGTAGGACATTGATGTGCATGTTTAGGAAATTAGACTCTGCATTTGGAAGTTATTTTTTTCCACAAATGGTGATAAATACTTGATAACTGCTCGAAGCAGGGAGTCCTATGGTAACTGCGCGCGATAATAGCATAACAAAGAGTGCGGCTGGAAACAGAAGAGGGCGCAAGAAAGCTCTATTGTTCTCCCGGTAGACGCTTTCCTCACACGGCGCTACGCTCGATTCACCAGCCCCTGAACGTCGTTGGGCAAATGTTTCTTACGACAACACTGCGACGATACACTTCCGACAACACGGATGAACAAAACGCCTATTATAGGCACATTTTGCTTCTACGGTGCCACCCAGGGAAATGACTCGTAAAGCACACTTCTTTGGACAACGCTCACCATCTCATTACACACAGAACGACAAAGAAAGCGGCGTC
It contains:
- the LOC135385260 gene encoding protein turtle homolog B-like gives rise to the protein MGASSHRELFLWVVLCSGAVFQLVHGQPLPAEGLDVKEGKALELRCKFNPALASRNILYFWVRTNTEGTENAAISGSALFPHYTVDFEPTEGRYDLLISRAQYEKDNGRFECRLKEAGSGLDVHSSGYQVTVLIPPGNPKISPGNPTAREGEALALTCASEGGSPDPEIQWYRDDVPVQSTLQPGGSRDKPTIAVLSLTPRQEDDGASFRCVVRSRAMEDGARHEARVTLRVYYAPKVTVGPFNPLHVMVGNDATLTCSVVANPPARSVRWMKRGQLLSNTPNHTIPGVTPEDSGTYSCVADNGVLQPTHSDLQLSVLYGPRVSVLPEQETSQGENVVIKCNIASNPEPHAVFWQREGDATFRQKGDTLRLERVTADDAATYVCEAAVHMRPSTSAVHTEVIGNDSVILHVRHKPGEAEITPNSPTAVAGRPFTLSCGARPPGWPRPEYRWWREGQEHIPLGHRANQSFLAIHNSHEGRYYCQPHNALGKGSIASVYMAVSEAATIVIPLRPQIVRKAGDQNQSITCRARGKPKPRVRWTHRDQDIDATTAGFSIKTVENVEDNEVFSSQSTLTFDHALTPEDRGKYACHFDNGFGGEAVSEMQLRIEHPPQVRHTYNRVAFDIGDTAVLRCKMQAYPEPSFEWMFKGRILERYANYATNITNLGDDLYAGTLSVSDIKESDYGDYTCRAWNQVGDVQRTILKLVKKSAPDRPARVQVVSVDSDKVTLQWLEGFSGGFANTEFVVTYTHVPSGHTKNESCRTLNPCSITGLDSKSEYVMKVVAVNPRGFSPYSEEITVQTKVNLKDMPRPLAAQYDRDSGTVYFNVDSSAERLVARVEGRLRGQEDWQPLAEMQVDRPQLSLELPENGPSADSYADIRVLLCLQSNISWCGDERLAEPFDEFMLTTETNSHPVGAPVSLMTMKIVIIVSVTAGLFFLLVVTFVCCCWKRKAQKVNKKDYESEVQNARPKVISAPYYHDDVSKGLDNNGDDLNKHGTNIYGTSMGSSHIMNGHNSGHPMQNGMMYGSGDMLDGAHPGDMGKGELWVKGGDMAPESSYQPYDSRPPPSSYYYPQDDYQGLNEDVMNMKNREHLHSPYYDVSGLPDPYATMGDEDKNPQISLSFDESLESGYSTPNSRSRRIVREIIV